From the Glycine max cultivar Williams 82 chromosome 11, Glycine_max_v4.0, whole genome shotgun sequence genome, the window GTCAATCCAATGACATGTTATTTATGTTGCTGGAAATTGTTGTAAATTATGTAGCCATCTTGAGTTATAATTATAACAGCAATTATCAGCAAAAGGAGTAACCGATTTGGATGAAGAGTAAACACTCGACAGAAGTTGATGGAGCATAGCAGAGTTTTGGTCAATGGAGCCTGCCTGCTGCTAAAGTCTGATCTTCATAGCTCCCTAGACCAAAGACAAATTGAAGCCGAAGAAGGAAACTGAATTTCTGCAATGATAAAGAAAAGCTAAGATTTATTAGCATTTTGATGATGTACACATATACAGTTATTCTTAATAACTTTTTGCAAAATCAaccattaaattatataatattgttttatatttttggtgTAAAATGTTTTGGTAttattcaaatttgatttttaacattaattattattggcTAGAGTTTTCTTATCTTTCGACCAAgcttcaaattaatcaaaaaaaaaaaattcttctctATAAACTGGAAggttaagacaaaaaaatattttcttgatgataattcatatataaaataaattgaatattcaCGTCAATAGATACGTAATCTTATGTTCAACGTTaacttaattttgaaataaattttgtaaactaGATTTATTTAATGCGAATAATCAAATCAACagcttaattaataaaatttaatgtaaaaagtTTATTAAGGATAGTAAGTTAAACATGACTTACACTATGTTTTTTCTTTACAGACTTACACCGTGTTAGATCATACAAAACATGAATATTAACGTAACATATGTATATGAAGTCATTTGTCGCTGTACACACGCgcgcgcatatatatatatatatatatataaagtcatTATATGATTTAAGGTGAGATATTTAACACATTCATGTTTATCAACACTTGcctttagttatttattatttccacTGCTAAATATAATTAGCTTGTTATTCTATACCTTTATTAACACTGATCTTTTTACTGGTtacatttgattatttatttattttaatatttgttaatataaataaatttatgatcatgttattattatgaaaacaaaaaaaggagaaaaaaataaggataGATAATGAAATTCGCCCCCAAAATGTGATACAatgatacaaaaatataaatttaatcccTAAATCCAACACCCCCACTACCTATTCAAGTAATGCTTGGTATTTTTCaaattcaactttttctttcttttacctCTCATTTCCAATtccattttcattattaatcaTGAGTTGGGTTGTTTCTTTTTTGGAATTATGAAGTTCGAAGAATGGATGGAGATCTATCTGTTCGAAGAATGGATGGAGAAGAAATAGATGGTTTTAAATTTTGGCAGCTATATATAAACAGTAAGAAATcgttaaatatttcttaaatgaGTTATCAAGCATTTTTTGACCGTTAAAGCTGTCAAAAATTAACTTctgaaaaaaataacacatgacTATCATAAAAACTGTCACACCATCGTTTAAAAGCTTAATAAtggagactaaaaataaaaaatttaaaaagttgaaagactgaaaatatagttaattctaataataaaaaaaattattggtgaGTATCCCTTTATTATAATTAGTTCTTCAAAtacatcactttttttttactaaaacaaacttaattttatcattttattcaaaataatggCATCAATACAACTGGGAGCATTATCAAAAGATTGTGAGCTACCGTAAAATCTAGACACCCAAGCTAATGAACGAGCAATTCGATTGACTTGGCTACGAACAAAACTCACGGTTGAGTTGTTAATGGAAACTAGTTTTTATTTACATTGGGATAAAATATAACCAGATTCATAATGTATAGGATGATAGGACTTCAAATACATTACTCTTATATTGCACATGATGGCTTCTGAAATTTGGTTCTAGATTTACGTATCAGAATTTTGATAGGTATAGTATATAATACCAACTTGGCACCCGTACTATCATAGAAAAATAGTAGATTTTAGACTAATGTATtgcacaaatttatttatattatatttttaagtattttagtgtcttttattttcatttcagtaGTTTATGattattaagaaattattaacacatataaataataattctgataaataaatattctttataataattaaattaaaagatacaaGGTTTGAAATTATTGTTGTAGCCAGATCAAACACATTCAAGTATAGAGTGTAATTTGTCTATTTAGGTCAAACATTAGGATTTTATATAGGGGTGTCTTGTAATGAGCCAATTTGATATTCTCATGAGTCACGAGGATCTATTATATATGATCTATCCATTACTCTGAGATCCCTGAACATGTATCTGAAGAAGGTGGGGTTGCTTGTAAGCCAAGGACTTGATGACGTGTCTTGTTAGATGttcaaatatcaatatgttaaAGATAAATTGTCACGCGTCTTTTATGAATCCTATACAATAAACATCATATAGataatgtgataaataattaaaataatcagtaAAAATATAGGTAATTATATTTCTACGAAACTTATCTAAAGATTctcaataattaaacaaataaattttactcaTTTTAAGAACATATATATGATTTCTAGGATTCATGATTTTcgggaatgaaaaaaaattcttcattaCCAAACGTCTCCTTAGGTGTTTATGCAGAAAATTATTGAAACGTGACCATGTAAATTGTGATTGACCAGTTTTCTTGGAGTCTAAAATTTCGAGTAGCTTTTACCATGCAAATGACATTCGGATTAGAAGCAAAGGTTTCTCAAGGGGAAAAAGTGTGCCAAAtaagaatctttcaaagaaaaagatcCAATTAGAATGCAATGCAATGCAAGACGTTAACGTATAACACAAGatttggaaagaaagaaagaaagaaatataaatgaaCACGTACGTTGGAACCTGATGATAATTGATGAGCAAATGGAAGAGAGGGAGAGGAGTCTGGTGGTATTGAGAGGGAACCCCAGAATCAGAGATGACAGAggcatacccattctgtttcgTATCTGCCGAACAACCTCACTGAAAGTGTCGCACTTATCGGAAACACTCTCAGTCCCATTGTTTGGCGGGAACGAGACATATGGCAGAAACTACCGAGGAAGAGAAGGAGAAGCAACGCTTCTGCATTCATCGTCGACGACCCAAGAACTCTCATAATTGCGTTACCACGATGGGTGGATTGCTACTTTATTATGACTTCAACGTTGAATGATCCTCCttatatctaaaattaataattgattttggtctttaaaaaacagttttttaacctttataattaaacatgacataattattaatacataaaattaattataagtatataataaatattaaaaaaacattttttaaaactgattCTATATATACCAATAATCGgttatataatcaattattgtTGATATATATCCATTCATAACCAGATCGATATGGTTTGTTTATGATAAGCATTTGACAAATTAGTTATCAAATGGTTATGGTTATTCAAATAACTTAACCATGAGAAGCCCTAGTGAGGAGTATGAGggagcaaaacaaaaacatattttgaatGGGTGGATATTCTGGCACTTATTTCACATGCACGATCACGAATGAAGGATTAATTATGCTTGGGCTCAACAGTTATTACcattttgtttatgtttgggTTTGGGTATCTTCTTATATGCAGTACATTATTTGTATAGGGTATCTTCTTATACAGTATACGGTTAAGCAGTTTATATGTACCACAGGGTTTAATCGGTACAAAGTTGGGCTTGTCATAGCGACAGAGGGGTATGGGATTATAGTTCATTACAGTTTGTATCTTAATTCTATATGGCACTAGCTTCTTGTgctttttgtatttatataattttgtttgcccacaacaacaaaaaaaagttctaaTTGGCATGAAGGGGAACGCAAGGGATTTTGTTTCCAACTAACTGGTTAGGAAATTGGCATGAACTGAACTCTAATTCAACCACATACATGATTTAACCagattgataaaataaaagtaatttgtTTTCCATGCACTCATATACATTACAACTCAAATAATACTCCCCCAATGTGGGTCTGAAACAAGCTCAGCAAAACCTAACGCAACAACCATACATATTGCAAACCTATTAGGTACATGCGCATCCACAAATTAAGGATGTGGAATTGTGGAAGGCACGGCAACCTAATAGTGTTTAAGAACAGCAAATCCTAACGCAATCAACACAACTGAAGGTAGAAAACGGTAAGATGGCATGGCAGAAGATGGAGTCAGATCAGAACGACCACTTCCCGTGGTTGCAGATGATGGAGTCAAAAGAGGAGGGGTTATGTCAGACAGTGGTGCcaaagaaggtgaaggaagtaCAGAGGAAGCTGTTCAAAGAAAAGAAGGTGCTGACATTAGTATCAAACTTTAGAAGCTATTAGTGTTAGTACTCAATAAACTGTCACAATgcatggtatttttttatttatttttactataagaaagTACCTTCAGGACTAAGAGATGGAGCAGATGGAGAAAGAGATGGCCCAAAAGCCGCAGGTCCTGTCaatataaatcaaaatcattcaAAGCATCAATTTCAATGGAAAAGGGTTTAATGATTTATACTTAATGTAGTAAGTTTTAGGCATGTTGGCATTACCTGGAGCTGGAAGTGGTGAACCTGCGGCCGAAAAATAACAAAGCAGAAAATAATTCATCTTGATCTTAGCCTCATTGATaaacagaataaaaataatatttgtttaaaaactaGACAAATTAAGAGAATAAAGATTGAAAAGAAAGTATATAAATACTTTTGCATTGAAGTGGAAGACGAGGCAAATTGCAAGTACGAGGAAGAGAGATGGCCAGGGTTCGGTTGATTGGTATTCTAAAGGGAACATTGCCAGTCATAATGAGACACAAACAGTCCATGCCGCCACTTGTGAGGGACTTGATGGAATTGCAGCACTCAGCAGTAGGTGAAGTGCCATTGCCATTGCCACTGCTATTTGTGAGGAAATtcatacaagggttgaaaaagcCGTTTATCATTGATGTGCTGCATGGCGTGCTGATCTGAGCGTGGGCTGGTGCAGCCAGCACCATAGCCATGGCTAATACAACAGTTAGGAGGCGCACAAAACGTTCCATGTTGTTGAGTTTGGAAGTTTTGATAATGGGAAAGTGCAGCAGGACAAGGAAGTTTGTAAAGAGAGATCGGAAGTGGAGGGGAAAAAAGTAGAGGTGTTGAAGTTGGTTTAAAAGCTCAACTGCCATAACCAATCAATGGGAAATGAAAAGAGTTGGAGTAGTTAGCGTTGGTATTTTGTGTGTGTTGTGACCTCTGTAGAACTAGACATGTTAAGCTCTGCAAGTGGCATCTGAAACAAATTAACTTAATATGTTCTCACTTCTCACACAAAGTTGGCTGTTTTTTTGCTTATATCTTTAGTCAGCTCGCAAATGTCATATCAAATCATTCTTTATTGAGTATTAGGTAAGCTGCTTGGGTGGATAACCGAATCCTAGTAGTAGTTCCCTCTTTACTTTATATCCTTTCTCTGCTTTTACAATATATTCTTTAGATTATACCAATGTATTGTTAACTACTAAGTTAACACACACAACTTCAATTAGACTTACTCAACTCATTAAGTGGGTATAGGACCCAGGGCTCACCTTTCGTGCAACATACATAGCAAACTAAAATGATGTGTCGGTGCGTCTACATGTTTTGGGGTCAAGCCCAAGCTAGACTTTTTTCTAAGACCAAATTTATTAACCATATCCAAACTGTTTTTGATCGCGACTTGATTTATGACAACCAATCTTTCGGTGAAAATATTGACAATCCATATTTTGCCTCTCCTTATGACAAAAGTTTCTGACTacgtaaatgaaaaatattttttgggaatATTTAGgtgaaacatatttttaaaaattattataattctgCAAAATTTGGCTAGTTAATTCTTTGGGAGATGTTGGCATAATTGTAGATCAATAGCTTATAATGGCAATTGTCCTCTAGTTGAAGCTACAAGAGGACGCTAATTGTACATACATTTTATCTAAACTTTAATTGTATGTTCCGGAGAGTTTTTTGTTTAGAAGAAATCACTTCTTAAAAGAAATTCTCAgaaaactgtaaaaaaaaaaaaaaaaaaaaaatacatacgtTTCAATCATCAAGCATGCAGGTAGTGTGGTCTCGACATCTCGTAAGACACGTGGTTCTTTCTTGATTAGTGGTGTTTTTAAAGTCTACGGTTTTGTTAAACATAAAGAGATTATAGAGGCTAGCCTCAGATGCTTTAGTCGGTCATCTGTTTTAACCGAACTGGCTTTTGAATTTTCCAGTTAAGCATATAAATCCAAGTTTGAATACCTAACATAACAATATATAAGGCCGCCACCAAATACCAAATAGATCCCATTGGAGAGTAGGAGGAGTTGTTCACCCACATCACCTTACCATTGTCATTTTCTTCCCCCCTTCCCCTACAAAAACCCATCCCCTCCTTCCAAAACCATCCTCATCCAAATTATCCCATCATACCTTTACTTTACCCCACCCAAagcgaaaaaaaaaaggattcaaACATATTTGCCTTATACAATTCAAATGGCACACACAAAAGTGGATATGGGTTTGGTTTTGGTGGTAATGGCCATGCTATGCGCAGGAGCTGCAGCTCAATCTCAATCGAGTTGCACAAATGTGTTAGTGAGCCTGTCACCGTGCCTTAACTATATCACAGGGAATTCTTCAACCCCATCTTCAGGATGCTGCTCACAGCTTGCCAGTGTGGTGCGCTCACAACCACAATGCCTATGTCAGGTTCTTAGCGGCGGTGGATCATCACTGGGGATCAACATTAACCAAACTCAGGCTCTGGCTTTGCCTGTTGCTTGCAAGGTGCAGACCCCACCCACCAGTCAATGTAACAATGGTAAGTAAGACAACAACAAAATTTCTATTTCATCATTgaatacaaaaataacaaaaagaacATTCTCCCATTAAACATGTGTAGTGTATCCAACCTTAGTATGGAATATTGAGACACCAGAGATACTATGTAAACATCAGCCTTGGCACACTATGGGGTATGGAGGCAACAAAcagaacagaaaaaaaaaactatatgatCACTGAGATAAGCGTAGCCCATTCTAATCATTATATACTTCTGCTAACTTAACATTTTGTGTTCGTCAACAGCTGCTGCTTCACCACCAACAGGAACAGTTGCGGAATCTCCAAATTCAGCTCCATCAGGTATTGAATATTAATTCACCACATTTTGAGGAAGTACTTTGGTTTAATGATTTACGGTTTGATTTTCCAATTTGTCCCTCGTCCGTGTTAACCATTCAAGTTGGCATTCACTTGCAGGAACCGGAGGATCCAAAAACCTACCCACAACTGATAATGGCTCATCCAGCGGGAATTCCATCAAGTTATCGATTCCTCTGATACTTATTTTGGCAGCAACATACGTGTCAACTTTCACAACATACTGATTCTATATTCGGTCGATTTTCCATTTGCTATTTTTTGCTTGTTTGCCAATTGTCCTTGTTTAATCATTTGCTATTATTGAGCTTCCTTAGTCTGAAGGGTTCAATCTATTCATTCGTGACCCCTACTGGGATACATTGTTTTGTATAATCTGAGACATGTGTTCtctcatttatcaataaaatggGTTGTAACTTGGTTTGCTATTATAATCTTACTCACACGGAACGCGTCAGTGTATTCTAACCTCATAAAGCAAACAAAATTCGAGTTATACCACTTTGCGGCACTATGAAGGCAATCAGCTTTTAATTGAAACTGATCAATGAAACTGAATTTATTTACTATCAAAGGCAACCCACAAGCTACAAACACATTATTAGACCATACGTCCAACTTATTGTTAATCCAACTCCTCCAACTTATTGTTAATCCAACTCCTCCCTTCCTTTTACCAAAGGCACCCTTTCCGTTTATTTTCTACTATTTTCTTCGACATGGGAATGAAAGGATTGTCTTTAATTTTCTTAGCCATAGAAGAGTTAAGAACATAAAAGCTCATTTACACATTAACCCTCACAAAAGCTGCCAACGATAAATTCAAGCCAAATTAACAGGTCCCATCTTCAAGTAGATTACTAGATCAACAGGCTTTCAATTACAGAACCTGATGCAGTGGCAGACTAACACGATTTCCTCGTAGACAGAGTAGAACAGATGAATAAATAGGTCATATGCCATGAATCGCATATATGAGGAAACACAACAGGTGGGTAGGTATAGACAACGACATTTGACGGAGATAActaatagtgtgtttggataattGGATCACTGTTTCAAAGGCCAAAATTGTTGGTTTGCACTTCCAATGCACTAAACAGAGAAGATCAGTGTTGGATTGAAGTTAACGTGGGCTTAAGATGGTTTCAACCATTTCCCAAACACACTGTAAATCATAGTAAATGTCCAACTTGAAAGTAAGACaagaataagaaaacaaatgaaGAACGAGCTATCTAGAACTCTGAGTCAACTCAACCTCTAAATTCAGCAATTCCTGATGAAAAATAGAAGTACTAGTAAAGCTAAATGTTCCAAACGTTGCACAGAAATTAATCTTTATATGGACAAGAACTTGGGCATAAACTTGACATATGTAGCTTGAAAGCTCAAAGCAGGTGTAAACATTCCCATCCATTACACGGAGCATATAATCTTAAACATTTATCTCATATCATCCGATAAAACATGAAGACAGCAAAAAGTGCAACATTGTGGCCCTAAGGAGTTCTCGAAATCAAAAAATTATGTACGTACATGATCTGTAAATATGGTACAAAATCAAGAATGTGATCGTGCGCGTACAAAGTCTTCTAGTCTCTCCCAGACGTCCAATGCTGCAGCCCTGTCTTGATGTCGCTTGTTCTTACTAATCTGCCAATGCCATCAAGTTAGAAACGTGAGCTTAGACTACTAGAAGTTTAATAGTTAGAAGAAACAAGGTTTcagattgatataaaaaaaaaaaaaggaaaggtggTAGTAGTAGTATAATAGAAGTAGAACCCACCGAGATAATCTTGACATTCCACTGCTTGACAGTCTTGCATGACTCCAAACTATCATCTTCAAAACGCATGAAAAATCCAATAACTGCAAAAATGAATGAATCACAAAAGGGTTACTTACTAGAATAAAGGAGCAGCATGGATTGAATTGGTATAGTATGTGAAAGGAGGAGTGAAGGACTGACTTTTGTTGAAAATTTCAACATGGTCCTTGAAAGGCCAATCCTTAAACTGCCACTCCTTGCCGAGCACAAAAACAGCAACAACCCGATCCCAATCGTCGGGTTTAAGAGTAGAAGGCTTATCCCTGACTTCATAAGC encodes:
- the LOC114574126 gene encoding putative lipid transfer protein precursor, producing the protein MERFVRLLTVVLAMAMVLAAPAHAQISTPCSTSMINGFFNPCMNFLTNSSGNGNGTSPTAECCNSIKSLTSGGMDCLCLIMTGNVPFRIPINRTLAISLPRTCNLPRLPLQCKSSPLPAPGPAAFGPSLSPSAPSLSPEASSVLPSPSLAPLSDITPPLLTPSSATTGSGRSDLTPSSAMPSYRFLPSVVLIALGFAVLKHY
- the LOC100500289 gene encoding Non-specific lipid transfer protein GPI-anchored 5-like precursor; amino-acid sequence: MAHTKVDMGLVLVVMAMLCAGAAAQSQSSCTNVLVSLSPCLNYITGNSSTPSSGCCSQLASVVRSQPQCLCQVLSGGGSSLGININQTQALALPVACKVQTPPTSQCNNAAASPPTGTVAESPNSAPSGTGGSKNLPTTDNGSSSGNSIKLSIPLILILAATYVSTFTTY